One Dehalococcoidales bacterium genomic region harbors:
- a CDS encoding class I SAM-dependent methyltransferase translates to MDLSTGRPGGDTLHEDSLPRLYRDLASWFPILTAPEDYAEEAAIYRKIMVDAGASPLETLLELGSGGGNNASHLKAHFTMTLVDLSTDMLAVSRSLNPECEHI, encoded by the coding sequence ATGGATTTGTCTACAGGGCGACCCGGTGGCGATACTCTTCACGAAGACAGCCTGCCCAGGCTGTACCGTGACCTTGCGTCATGGTTCCCGATACTTACCGCCCCTGAGGACTACGCCGAAGAAGCAGCCATCTATCGGAAGATAATGGTCGACGCCGGAGCTTCTCCACTGGAAACACTACTGGAGCTTGGCAGTGGGGGCGGCAACAACGCCTCGCACCTCAAGGCACACTTCACGATGACGCTCGTCGACCTCTCCACCGATATGCTTGCCGTCAGCCGTTCCCTGAACCCCGAGTGCGAGCATATCCA
- a CDS encoding nitronate monooxygenase: MFKTRLTEMLGIECPIVAGGMRDISRAEFVAAVSDAGALGILDSSRFKTAEELREEIKKTQSLTDKPFGINITLFPWGDAELNDRFIEVLVEEGVRAVETSGFRGPGEFMERLRNGNVKLIHKVAAVKHAIAAEREGADAVTIVGFEQGGALGREDATTFTLVPRTVDEVKIPVLAGGGIGDARGLVAALALGAEGVVMGTRLLATKECMVHPAFKEWMVQAKETDLTIIGRSVGRKSRVIRNKATAEIMELEAKGASGDELLPLFERSAPSVMQDGDVMDGRGGCGQVVGLVHDIVSVKELINSIVEEALVLRKRLDGMLPTS, translated from the coding sequence ATGTTCAAGACCAGGCTGACAGAGATGCTGGGAATCGAATGCCCCATAGTTGCCGGCGGCATGAGAGATATTTCACGAGCCGAGTTCGTAGCGGCGGTCTCCGACGCCGGCGCACTGGGAATTCTGGACTCGTCCCGGTTCAAGACGGCGGAGGAATTGCGTGAGGAGATAAAGAAGACGCAGAGCCTGACCGACAAGCCCTTCGGAATCAACATCACGCTATTTCCGTGGGGAGACGCCGAGCTCAACGACCGGTTCATCGAGGTGCTGGTAGAAGAGGGCGTCAGAGCTGTGGAAACCTCGGGATTCAGGGGTCCCGGCGAATTCATGGAGCGCTTGAGAAACGGTAACGTCAAGCTGATTCACAAGGTGGCTGCGGTGAAGCATGCCATTGCCGCCGAGCGGGAGGGGGCGGATGCCGTGACCATAGTGGGTTTCGAGCAGGGCGGTGCTCTGGGTCGTGAAGATGCTACCACCTTCACCCTCGTTCCCAGAACGGTGGACGAGGTGAAGATACCGGTACTGGCCGGGGGTGGCATCGGGGACGCGCGCGGCCTGGTTGCTGCGCTGGCGCTGGGTGCTGAGGGAGTCGTGATGGGTACTCGTCTGCTGGCCACCAAAGAGTGTATGGTGCACCCTGCATTCAAGGAATGGATGGTCCAGGCGAAGGAGACCGACCTTACCATAATCGGTCGGTCGGTGGGCAGGAAATCGAGGGTAATCAGGAATAAGGCCACCGCGGAGATTATGGAACTGGAGGCAAAGGGTGCCTCCGGTGATGAGTTGCTGCCACTGTTCGAACGAAGTGCGCCCTCGGTGATGCAGGATGGTGATGTCATGGATGGCCGGGGAGGTTGCGGCCAGGTGGTCGGGCTGGTACATGATATTGTCAGTGTGAAAGAACTGATTAACTCAATAGTTGAGGAAGCACTCGTTTTACGGAAGCGCCTGGACGGGATGCTACCCACTTCCTGA
- a CDS encoding ferredoxin family protein has translation MSRGEITINEKLCKGCGYCVRFCPQSCIAIPGDRFSPQGYLLAVFAEPDKCNACGICGWMCPEFAIDVYRYVEAETPGA, from the coding sequence TTGTCCAGAGGTGAAATTACGATAAACGAGAAACTGTGCAAGGGCTGCGGTTACTGCGTCAGGTTCTGCCCTCAAAGCTGCATTGCCATTCCCGGAGACAGGTTCAGTCCGCAGGGATACCTGCTTGCCGTTTTCGCCGAGCCGGACAAGTGCAACGCCTGTGGTATCTGCGGCTGGATGTGCCCCGAATTCGCAATAGACGTGTACAGGTATGTTGAGGCAGAGACGCCGGGTGCCTGA
- the vorB gene encoding 3-methyl-2-oxobutanoate dehydrogenase subunit VorB, with amino-acid sequence MPERILVQGNEAIGWGAINAGCRHFFGYPITPQNEITEFFARELPEIGGVFVQSESEAASAAMLYGAAAAGVRAITSTSGAGWGLMQEGMSQLANAELPCVIVNMQRGGPGQGTTRHAQMDYLSTTRGGGQGGYKTIVLAPSSVQECHNLVQLAFHLADKYRNPVVVLGDGILGQMAEPLERSTIEFDPLPEKDWTIRGMGERDAETHNFISCGQGGVIPVPPYTSYGAFLQRLEEKYRTMSADEVRYETYRIEDARLLLVAYGSTARVCQEAVDMARAEGISAGLFRPISLWPFPTDVIREKAASGTEFLVVEDSLGQMVDDVRYAVEGKSQVHFLGILARHLPTDGGMILPNRVLEEIKKVT; translated from the coding sequence ATGCCCGAGAGGATACTGGTACAGGGAAACGAAGCCATCGGCTGGGGGGCGATAAATGCCGGCTGCCGCCACTTCTTCGGCTATCCAATCACCCCGCAAAACGAGATAACCGAGTTCTTCGCCAGGGAGCTCCCCGAAATCGGTGGGGTGTTTGTTCAATCGGAGAGTGAAGCCGCTTCGGCGGCCATGCTCTACGGGGCAGCCGCCGCCGGAGTCCGCGCCATTACCTCCACGTCCGGCGCCGGATGGGGATTGATGCAGGAGGGGATGTCCCAGCTTGCCAATGCCGAGCTACCCTGCGTTATCGTAAATATGCAGCGCGGCGGTCCGGGACAGGGCACCACCCGTCATGCCCAGATGGACTACCTATCGACGACACGGGGTGGTGGACAGGGAGGCTACAAGACGATAGTACTGGCCCCGTCCAGCGTCCAGGAGTGCCACAACCTGGTCCAACTCGCCTTCCACCTCGCCGATAAGTACCGCAACCCGGTGGTGGTACTCGGTGACGGAATCCTGGGACAGATGGCCGAGCCACTGGAGAGGAGCACAATAGAATTCGACCCCTTGCCGGAGAAGGACTGGACCATCCGGGGCATGGGAGAGCGCGATGCCGAGACGCACAACTTCATCTCCTGCGGTCAGGGAGGTGTCATCCCAGTACCGCCGTACACCAGCTACGGCGCATTCCTTCAGCGTCTTGAAGAGAAGTACCGGACCATGTCTGCCGACGAGGTGAGATATGAGACCTACCGCATTGAAGACGCCCGGTTGCTCCTGGTGGCCTACGGTTCGACGGCGCGAGTGTGCCAGGAGGCAGTAGACATGGCACGCGCAGAAGGCATCAGTGCCGGCCTGTTCCGGCCAATCAGCTTGTGGCCATTTCCTACCGACGTAATCCGCGAGAAAGCGGCATCCGGTACAGAGTTCCTTGTCGTGGAAGATAGCCTTGGCCAGATGGTTGACGATGTCCGATACGCTGTTGAAGGAAAGAGCCAGGTACACTTCCTGGGTATCCTCGCCCGGCACCTGCCCACGGATGGCGGCATGATTCTTCCCAACCGCGTCCTGGAGGAGATAAAGAAGGTTACATGA
- a CDS encoding thiamine pyrophosphate-dependent enzyme, with protein sequence MTEKKELVYTKPKLKLGYGWGHCPGCHHPIVEKLVCEVLEEMDLAGRAVGVAGVGCSFGFFASINIDGANCAHGAAPAVATGIKHALYGKPLVFTIQGDGDCAAIGGGYVLNAAARGEKITIIMVNNANYGTTGGQLAPTTIMGQVTSTTPHGRNASQGYPIHLPELLVGMQGVAFTARAAPFTPAGYRRAKSYLRTAFQRQLDEAGLTFVELLSACPPNWHMTPLEAIQWMEDRMLPEYPEGIFKDSGGEQ encoded by the coding sequence ATGACAGAGAAGAAAGAGCTGGTCTACACAAAGCCGAAACTCAAGCTGGGGTACGGCTGGGGGCACTGCCCCGGCTGTCACCACCCTATCGTGGAGAAGCTGGTCTGCGAGGTCCTCGAAGAGATGGACCTGGCGGGTAGGGCCGTCGGCGTTGCGGGAGTGGGGTGCAGCTTCGGTTTCTTCGCCAGCATCAACATTGACGGCGCCAACTGTGCGCACGGTGCAGCCCCGGCAGTGGCCACCGGCATCAAGCACGCCCTCTACGGAAAACCCCTCGTCTTCACGATTCAGGGCGATGGCGACTGCGCCGCTATCGGTGGTGGTTATGTCCTCAACGCCGCCGCACGGGGCGAGAAGATAACTATCATCATGGTCAATAACGCGAACTACGGGACCACCGGCGGACAGCTTGCCCCGACCACCATCATGGGCCAGGTCACATCCACCACCCCTCACGGCCGAAATGCCAGCCAGGGCTACCCCATACACCTGCCGGAACTCCTCGTCGGGATGCAGGGAGTAGCCTTCACGGCACGTGCCGCCCCCTTCACACCGGCAGGTTACCGCCGGGCTAAGAGCTATCTCAGGACTGCTTTCCAGAGACAGCTTGACGAAGCCGGTCTGACCTTCGTGGAACTGCTCTCCGCCTGTCCTCCCAACTGGCATATGACGCCCCTGGAGGCAATCCAGTGGATGGAGGACAGGATGCTACCCGAGTACCCCGAGGGCATCTTCAAGGATAGTGGCGGGGAGCAATGA
- a CDS encoding 2-oxoacid:acceptor oxidoreductase family protein, producing the protein MNRTGPMRHDVIMAGVGGRGVLMAGLLLAQAGMTEYRNVLWFPSYASTMRGGPCECTVILSNNSIASPMLSRAQAVIIMETSQAEPFENRVQPGGIAVVESTGLSEKMRRDDITTLYIPAVERAVALGNAQVMNLLLLGAYLETTRVLSPEAIDNVLENRLAGRGREQLLALNKRALREGMKAVRDPA; encoded by the coding sequence GTGAACAGAACGGGACCAATGAGGCATGACGTGATAATGGCCGGAGTGGGCGGTCGGGGCGTGCTTATGGCAGGGTTGCTGCTGGCACAGGCAGGAATGACGGAATACCGCAACGTGCTCTGGTTCCCTTCCTATGCCAGTACCATGAGGGGCGGGCCCTGTGAATGTACCGTTATTCTTTCCAATAATAGTATCGCCTCACCGATGCTGTCCCGGGCACAGGCAGTTATCATCATGGAGACCAGCCAGGCCGAACCGTTCGAGAACAGGGTCCAGCCCGGCGGAATTGCGGTAGTGGAAAGCACCGGCCTGTCGGAGAAGATGAGGCGTGACGACATCACGACGCTCTACATCCCCGCCGTTGAAAGGGCGGTAGCACTGGGTAATGCCCAGGTGATGAATCTCCTCCTGCTGGGGGCATACCTTGAAACGACCCGCGTCCTCAGCCCGGAGGCTATCGACAACGTACTGGAAAACAGGCTGGCCGGTCGGGGCAGGGAGCAACTACTGGCCCTGAACAAACGTGCCCTCAGAGAGGGCATGAAAGCAGTGAGAGACCCTGCTTAG